A DNA window from Calliphora vicina chromosome 1, idCalVici1.1, whole genome shotgun sequence contains the following coding sequences:
- the LOC135956603 gene encoding zinc finger protein 37-like, whose amino-acid sequence MKETNFLLNIECRTCFNASKDLRPLTTKMSYYKKRLKSYGELLEEVTKINIKDNKHPEFPQVICDKCLRRLKSAHTFIKQAVEVNEQLYSMLNEKLDSLQQETKINVEHDIEIKIESNGQEPEENSDCLHETQIDVETVQDIKVENNDVESTIAYLDRLQETQMHDVESTREFKDEHNGQGQLLIKESFVNSTEALDINFDLESKTKQTELYNDNYYSESLQSPDSDSDSDWKESENQAKRKFIQQKSNQESNAEISIENEENIDLESQAFREKSQGERSKTNEEDNDYESVSVESNDSDWKECEQESNRKCIKGKKKSVSNVQVSVDNDNALQCKTCNKIFKDSKALAFHLKKSHIPEDKKCTCPLCGNKYSLYSSLYAHMRALHGPETVTFQKKPRQESDCIYICDKCPRKYSRKHSLVEHKKLKHPETRVEIKKRRKERPVDPGSLCPICGKVFTTRNHLTAHLRQHTGERPFQCDWCERKFLVVTQLNRHKRQHTGDKPHKCQLCGKGFASPKDLRQHMRSHSEERPNKCSLCERSYKFPTDLKVHMRTHSDARPFVCDVCGDSFQRPNSLRAHRKIHERAVLSTQ is encoded by the exons atgaaagaaacaaattttttattaaacattgaATGTCGTACATGTTTTAACGCTAGCAAAGATTTGCGTCCTCTTACAACAAagatgagttattataagaaACGATTGAAATCGTATGGTGAACTTTTAGAGGAAGTCacaaaaattaat ATTAAAGATAACAAACACCCAGAATTTCCACAAGTAATTTGCGATAAATGTTTACGTCGTCTAAAATCAGCTCATACTTTTATAAAGCAGGCTGTAGAAGTTAATGAACAACTCTACTCCATGCTAAATGAAAAATTGGATAGCTTGCAGCAGGAAACAAAAATCAATGTGGAACATgatatagaaattaaaattgaaagtaATGGCCAAGAACCAGAAGAAAATTCAGACTGCCTGCACGAAACACAAATCGATGTAGAAACTGTTCAAGACATAAAAGTTGAAAACAATGATGTAGAATCGACGATAGCATATTTGGATCGTTTACAGGAAACACAGATGCATGATGTAGAATCTACAAGAGAATTTAAAGATGAACACAATGGACAAGGACAACTGTTGATAAAGGAGAGTTTCGTGAATAGTACGGAAGCCCTAGACAT aaattttgatttggaaagtaaaacaaaacaaacggaGTTATATAATGATAACTATTACTCTGAATCTTTGCAATCGCCTGATTCTGATTCAGATTCAGACTGGAAAGAAAGTGAAAACCAAgcgaaaagaaaatttatacaacagAAATCGAATCAAGAAAGTAATGCGGAAATCTCAAtagaaaatgaagaaaatattgATCTGGAAAGTCAAGCATTTAGAGAAAAAAGTCAAGGAGAAAGAAGCAAGACCAATGAAGAAGATAATGATTATGAATCTGTATCTGTGGAATCAAATGATTCAGACTGGAAAGAATGCGAACAAGAATCTAACCGAAAATGTATAAAAGGCAAAAAGAAATCCGTAAGCAATGTTCAAGTCTCGGTAGACAATGATAATGCACTACAATGCAAaacatgtaataaaatatttaaagattccAAAGCATTAGCATTCCATCTAAAAAAAAGTCATATACCGGAAGATAAAAAATGTACATGTCCTTTGTGTGGCAATAAATATTCGCTTTATAGCAGTCTTTATGCACATATGCGAGCGTTACATGGACCAGAGACAgtaacatttcagaaaaaaccTAGACAGGAAAGCGATTGCATATACATTTGTGATAAATGCCCCCGAAAATATAGCAGAAAACACAGCTTAGttgaacacaaaaaattaaagcatCCGGAGACTCgagtggaaataaaaaaaagaaggaaagaaAGACCGGTGGACCCTGGTTCATTGTGTCCCATATGCGGCAAAGTCTTCACTACCAGAAATCATTTAACCGCTCACTTAAGACAACACACGGGCGAACGACCTTTTCAGTGTGATTGGTGTGAACGAAAATTTTTGGTTGTCACCCAACTCAACAGACACAAACGTCAACATACCGGTGATAAACCCCATAAATGTCAGTTGTGTGGCAAAGGTTTTGCATCGCCTAAAGATTTACGTCAACATATGCGTTCGCACAGCGAAGAAAGACCGAATAAGTGTTCGTTGTGCGAACGTAGTTACAAATTTCCAACAGATTTAAAAGTCCATATGCGTACACATTCTGACGCAAGACCATTTGTTTGTGATGTGTGTGGAGATAGTTTTCAACGACCAAATTCTTTGAGAGCTCATCGCAAAATACATGAGAGAGCTGTGCTATCTACACAGTGA
- the LOC135963266 gene encoding zinc finger protein 571-like produces MSKNSKFKNKCRTCLNGSKGFQPLTKTINEGKSYGELLKDITHINIMDETFSKMPQTICGCCVRKLKAAYTFVQQAHEVNDKLWSLLNETNSANEDKSIDCLQEAQIDIYNCLEIKMEVEESAENNKQQLTKTVGVELKLEELEDGNGDLNKSIKYAMPLKDVLENTSPKQNESMSEGEDDNDADDIFDKDFPKPDEELSDSDIESESSNDSDWANETAKAKTKTLVRSKKIKESHVDDNIPTSCDQCDRVFPNSRLLSRHKRYTHIPEEFKVQCPFCTAKFGRRYSMFAHMRTHHKDKPIEEHITPQRQFSRQFACEQCDGTYTSKYTLLAHMKLKHNPDSAPKKPERVILPKKRFLCTLCGFKFDTPSNLNIHIRRHTGEKPFKCDLCERAFYKSADVQVHRRSHTGEKPFKCTICEKPFARSNKLKIHMRTHSNERPYKCEQCEKAFKHSKNLNIHKRIHTGEQPYACGVCHSTFIKSYSLKLHQTKHQHFEIFDQTKDNKYKELPQLICGNCSRRLKSAHSFIQQAAEVNEKLHAMLNENLECLQEMQIDIESCRDIKLENNEQEPKNQNLECLHETPIDIEEPCIEIKVENDGQEIVKENFDCLLETQIDVEPGKEVKIENNGHEGKQYTLNCVKDSAIKNTKMLEKKSPTNKEDRSTPDSELTKCSIIKQYQSNSDEDDSESMQSDDTDWKDSDKPTNRKNFKNILPLTTSTAKTSTKTGDILDIAVPCTKCNKIFKNGKLLAVHQRISHIPEEKKCTCHLCGNKFTRYCNMYKHMRSFHGPETVTLISKRPEEDYIYKCDKCPKKYSRKKSLIYHTKLKHSTVEIIEINEKKTNNREERKLADKGSLCPICGSSFTSKTQLTVHLRRHTGERPFKCDLCERAFLLVTQLNSHKRLHTGEKPYKCKVCGKAFRVSDDLRQHMRTHTNVRPHKCSQCGRCFKHPQDLKIHLRSHTGERPYICGVCGDSFQRYNTLRSHRIRMDHLENLEHNDNKL; encoded by the exons atgagtaaaaatagtaaatttaaaaataaatgtcgtACGTGTTTGAATGGTTCTAAGGGATTCCAACCGCTAACGAAAACGATAAATGAAGGTAAATCTTATGGTGAATTGTTAAAGGATATAACACACATAAAT ataATGGATGAAACATTTAGTAAAATGCCCCAAACAATTTGTGGATGCTGCGTACGTAAATTGAAAGCTGCTTACACTTTTGTACAACAAGCTCATGAAGTCAATGATAAACTATGGTCTCTGCTCAATGAAACGAATAGTGCTAATGAAGACAAATCCATAGATTGCCTACAAGAAGCTCAGATAGATATATATAATTGTTTGGAGATAAAAATGGAGGTTGAAGAGTCGGCTGAAAATAATAAACAGCAGTTAACAAAAACAGTCGGTGTAGAATTAAAACTAGAAGAACTGGAAGATGGCAATggtgatttaaataaaagtattaaatatgC AATGCCCCTAAAAGATGTTCTCGAAAACACATCTCCCAAGCAGAACGAGTCAATGTCTGAGGGTGAAGACGATAATGATGCTGATGATATTTTTGATAAGGATTTTCCAAAACCTGACGAAGAACTATCCGATAGTGATATTGAATCAGAATCATCCAACGATTCAGATTGGGCTAATGAAACTGCAAAAGCTAAAACTAAAACTTTAGTGCGAtccaagaaaataaaagaaagtcATGTTGATGATAATATACCCACATCATGTGATCAATGTGATAGAGTTTTTCCAAATTCCCGTTTACTGAGTCGCCATAAACGCTACACACACATCCCCGAAGAGTTTAAAGTACAGTGTCCGTTTTGTACAGCCAAATTTGGACGCCGTTATAGCATGTTCGCCCACATGAGAACTCATCACAAAGACAAACCCATAGAAGAGCACATAACACCGCAGAGACAATTTTCACGTCAGTTTGCTTGCGAACAGTGTGACGGCACCTATACCAGCAAATACACCCTATTGGCTCATATGAAACTCAAACACAATCCAGATAGTGCGCCCAAAAAACCAGAGCGTGTTATATTACCCAAAAAACGTTTTCTTTGCACGTTATGTGGCTTCAAATTCGATACaccatcaaatttaaatatacacatTAGACGGCACACCGGAGAAAAACCCTTCAAATGCGATCTCTGCGAACGAGCCTTCTATAAGTCCGCTGACGTGCAAGTTCATCGTCGTTCACATACCGGGGAGAAGCCATTCAAATGTACAATATGTGAAAAACCGTTTGCCAGATCAAATAAGTTGAAAATCCATATGCGTACACATTCCAATGAGCGTCCCTACAAGTGTGAGCAGTGCGAGAAGGCCTTTAAacattcgaaaaatttaaatatacataaacgTATACATACCGGTGAACAGCCGTACGCATGTGGTGTCTGTCACAGTACATTTATCAAAAGTTATTCGTTAAAATTGCATCAAACCAAACACCAACATTTCGAAATATTTGATCAA ACCAAGgataataaatacaaagaatTGCCACAACTTATTTGCGGTAACTGTTCACGTCGCCTAAAATCAGCCCATTCATTTATACAGCAAGCGGCGGAAGTCAATGAAAAACTTCATGCTATGCTAAATGAAAATTTAGAATGTTTGCAGGAAATGCAGATCGATATAGAATCTTGCAGAGAcataaaattagaaaacaatGAGCAAgaaccaaaaaaccaaaatttggaATGCCTACATGAAACACCAATCGATATAGAAGAACCTTGTATAGAAATTAAGGTTGAAAACGATGGACAAGAAATAGTCAAGGAGAATTTTGATTGTCTGCTGGAAACACAAATTGATGTAGAACCTGGCAAAGaagttaaaattgaaaacaatggACATGAAGGGAAACAGTATACATTGAATTGTGTAAAGGATAGtgctataaaaaatacaaagatgTTAGAAAA AAAATCACCTACGAACAAAGAAGATCGGAGTACTCCTGACAGTGAACTTACAAAATGTAGCATAATAAAACAATACCAGTCAAATAGTGATGAAGATGACTCGGAATCTATGCAATCAGATGACACGGACTGGAAAGATAGTGATAAACCAaccaatagaaaaaattttaaaaatatactacCATTAACAACAAGCACAGCGAAAACTTCAACAAAAACTGGTGACATTTTAGATATTGCAGTACCGTGCActaaatgcaataaaatatttaaaaatggcaAATTATTGGCTGTACATCAAAGAATAAGTCATATTCCGGAAGAGAAAAAATGCACTTGCCATTTGTGCGGCAATAAATTTACACGCTATTGCAATATGTATAAACATATGCGAAGTTTTCATGGCCCCGAGACGGTAACATTAATAAGCAAACGACCGGAAGAGGATTACATATACAAGTGTGATAAATGCCCGAAAAAATATTCCCGTAAAAAGAGTTTAATTTATCACACAAAGTTAAAGCACTCAACAGtcgaaattattgaaataaatgaaaagaaaacgaATAATCGTGAGGAAAGAAAATTGGCAGATAAGGGTTCACTGTGTCCCATATGCGGCAGTTCGTTTACCAGCAAAACTCAACTAACGGTGCATTTAAGACGTCACACCGGCGAAAGACCATTCAAGTGTGATTTATGTGAACGAGCTTTCTTACTGGTAACACAACTCAACAGTCACAAACGCCTGCATACCGGAGAAAAACCGTATAAATGCAAGGTGTGTGGCAAAGCTTTTCGCGTGTCAGACGATTTACGTCAACACATGCGTACACATACCAATGTGAGACCGCATAAGTGTTCGCAGTGCGGACGTTGTTTTAAACATCCACAGGATTTGAAAATTCATTTACGTTCGCATACGGGTGAACGACCGTACATTTGTGGTGTGTGTGGTGATAGTTTTCAACGGTATAACACTCTGAGATCACATCGCATAAGAATGGATCATTTGGAGAATTTAGAACATAatgataataaattataa